tcgtttgtccaaaaaaataaGTCGCTATCATTTCgtttcaaaaaattaataaaactaaaaacttaataaTTAAGGAGAGTTTAGCATTATATTTGCGCTTCTCAAATTTTCAAGATTGTAAATCATAGACTAGAGAGAGCTACAAAGTTGAAAAGGAACATGATCAATAACATTTTTCTACtaacttagttttcattgtctcagaaaagaaaaaaactgtaATTTTCATAAACATGAGTACTTCGAATTCAAATTACTAATTGAAAATTAGACACgtaatagtattttttttgtcaaaattcgaAGATATCTCGCGTTCAAATTCTTCGAATTCAAAAGTAAACTTATAAAGCTAATTACTGGCAACAAGACTTAAACAAACACAAAGCATTAAGCCATTAATGTCTCTTTAGTAAAGCAAGAAACCAACTTTCAAATTTATGTCgtcatatataatatttatatcaAGATGATATTGTATATAATAAAAGAAGCTTCTAAATCATTAATAATCACACTGAAGCTTGAGGGAGCTTTGAACCCACCACCTTACCCTCCTGACCCAACGCGCCAGCCGCTCGCATTTCTCCGCCCACCGCCGCGGGGCCCACGGCTTGATACGCCTGCTGCTGTTGCTGCACAACCCCTCCCGGCGCACTATAGTATACCTGTCTCCCCGTCGTGCTATCGTACGCCACCTGTGCATACGGTGTTGTGTCGGCGTACGTCGCCACGTATTTTGGCGGCTGTGGTGGGAGAGTactctgctgctgctgctgcggtTGTGGCACTACATTGTACCTCGGCGGTTGTTCCCGGTAAATTTCAGATCCCACTCGCTGCTGCACGTGGTAGTACTCTTGACCCGGTGGCCCGGTTACCGGTCGTACCATCGGTGGTTGTGCGTGGTACACTGCCCCGCCTCCGGGTGCGGATGTAAACATATACATCGGCTGTTCCGGAGCTCCTATCCCCGGAAACCCCCCGCTAGAAATCTCCGGCCAGTAGCCAGCTGGCGGCGCAGCCGTCACCGGAGGAGCCTTCTCCGGCATCTTCTGTACGTAATAATCTCCAGAGCCGCTATAGCCTCCGACGAGATTGTCGTCGTTCTTTCTCCCGTACATAGCTTGCTGATCTTGTTCTCCGATTTGTAGCCTCTGCAATTGCCTTTGGAACTCCACCGGACTCACCACCGGATCCGATCCGATAACCCGTTCTGTGTGGCCCGATCTGACAAAGTCAGGCGGCGGCGCAACTTGTTCCGGTATCGGAgccggaggaggaggaggcgcCACGGCAGCAGGGACGACACCCTTTTCCATGCCGAAGAGAAATTCCACATTATTTTGGACCGGAGGCTTGGAATTCAGGTAGGGCGCCTGGGTGGGACCCGAATTAAGAGCCTCGACGAACCGATCCTTATTGGACCTTCCATCATCCGACCCGAATCCACCGTTGGGGCTCGCATTAAAGAGGAACAATCTCATGCGGGCGGGCCTAGCGGAAGCACGGTAAAGGCGATCGTACTCGTGCATCATGTGCTCCAAGTCGTCGTCGCTGGTAACGGAGATCAAGGCGTCGAGGTCTTCGCCGGGGAGTTGGTACTTGAACGCCACGTCGTACTCGGAGAGGGAGGAGAGCTTGGAAATGATGGCGGCGAACTTGATGTTGCGATCGACGGAGAAAATCTTGGTCTCACCGCCGACGTAGCAGAGCTGGTTGTCGTGCGGGCGAGGGAGGATCTTTCCGCCGTAGCTGCACATGAACTTGGCCTTGTAGCTTTGGGTCTGAGAATTGGCTGGGTCGACCTCCCATGGCGGAGTGTTCTCGAAATCAATATCTCGGGACCGTGGGGACGAGTTGCCGGACTCGGGATAGGAGTTGTATGAGTAGTTTTCCATTGTTATGGCGAAAAGAGCTTGGGACGCtagaggagaaagagagagagtgagagagaggtcACTTGGTTTCTGAGTCCATAGCCAGCGAGGTTGGAGACGACTTAGTagatttttcccttttttttgtttgtttttttgtaaataaagaGACTTGCGTAAACTAATGAATAATAATGCTAGTAGATtaaactaaaagaaattaacgaaaatgatttgaaaattttgagttttaatgataaagacaaaataaaaggtaaactaaatagtatcaggattattttttagtgtaaaaagtggttttttattaaaatgaacagtatcagaaacttttcgttaaagtttcataAACTAAACTgtcatttgtaaattaaatgacatgtTATTAATAATAAGAAATACACATGTTAATCAATAGATAAATAATAATTCATAACATCCACTTGGTACTATGATttagtagtattcatcttcacttataagtgagaggtcttaagtttgagTCTCGTCAAAGATGAAAtaaaaccacattattgctagacTATTATGAGACTTAACTTTCCATCAGTTAATGTTGATAAAATCATTtaatccaaaaaataataataataataattcatcACCACCATCAAGtcattaaatttataaaatttaatcttTCTATCTTGTccattaaaaatattacaatagtATTAATCTTGTAATACTAAGTAATGATCTGACAGTCGCACGCTTAGAAGGAAAATTATTCGGAGTGCGGTGGTTGCAAGACTTATGAGGTTGGGGGTGGGGCCACTCAGCGTGGAATTGGGAAGCTGAGATGGAGAAGGGATAAGAGGTGATGGGTTGACTGggattggattaattaatttgCAGATGCCAATTGAAGTGAAGTGAAccagcaaaaacaaaagaaaccacGACTGATTCTAAGCATTTTGTATCGCATGTTGCTCTGAGATTTATTTTAGTTTGCGCTTAGTTTATCTCATTTCTGTTTTTTATGTTTCGTTTCTCTTCAAATATCACTCTTTATCGTGAATCCTCAACCATTTGCTCTTGCTACTCATTTTATCAGGTGTCTCCTCAAAAAACGCATTTGGTGGTTGGTAGCATTTGAAGTGCAATTTGCACTATTTGATAGGATTATGAGAGTGCTCTCATCGTGAGCAGCTTGCCTACTCCCATTTTTTGTTCATCCTTATAGTTCTTTGGCCCTTCTTCCAGGTGGTGGTTATGGATATGTGGTGGTGGTGCGGCTGATTTGGTGAAGGTGTCTGCTTTACATTTTCATGtctaaattttttgtttatatgttgcTATGGGTTGCTCACTTTGGATCTATTTCATTGTTAATTTCTTTTGTAGAGCGGGCATTTGCTTGGTTATCTTGGACTCTCGAGTTCCCCTTACCTTATACTAACTGATTCTTTCCATAAATTTTACCttgattggaaaaaaaaaaactccagtGATTGTTGGAGTAGGTGCAAAGTCATACTCAACGTACCCCAATTTATAAAACAGGTGAAAtccaaaattcaattaaaaatatatggTCTAAAAACGTAATGTCGCTAgcatttttcttatttaaatATTGTTTGGTCAATTGTTGTTAAGCATAATTGGTTTAGTAATTACTTGGTACCAAATACGTTGAATGTTTTGAGAAGCGATTCCTACACAGTTTTTATTCTTCTATATACTTAATAATTTTAACTTTCAAATTAATGAAACTGAAGGAAATTCAAGACTAAAAATAAACAGGAGTTCGTAGAAGAGGAAAAATGTGTGCTGAAaccatttttcaattttgatatGATTAAACGTAAACCATATACGTTGCAAAATTGTCAATAGCAACCACACATGTATATTATGGGGTGTATCAATGTGAGACGGTACAATTTAGAAGAGGCATGATAATGATTTGCTTTCAATTATTTTGTGTGTGTCCAAAATATGGGAAATTATGTCGACAAAGGTACTACAATCTCCCACGCAAAAGCAACTCTTGGACGTGACCgctatatttataaaaaaaatggatttgGATCATCTCCGAAGTAATTGGTCGAGATCCTCCTGATCAGTGTCTGTAAGTTGTTGGAtatttatccaacggctacaaacagggaggtcttctaaaagttataataattgtagccgttggataaaaatccaaagGCCCACAGGCACCGGTCAGGAGGATCCCGATCAAttgcctcggagaggatccaaatccataaaaaacaagcttccaaaattcaaattttcatcaCAACCTCCAACCATGTGGAGCCATCCTATGAAACTTTTTGGTACGGAGCTTCAAGCACATGAATGTCCAAACGTCAACTCCAAACCACGTGTCGATCATTAATATGAAAAAAGGTCTATGCAGGGGTATAAGTACCGTTAGGTCTAGCCCTCGGGTTAAGTATTTTTCAACCACAATTTAATGAGCGTAAGCGCTCAAGACACGTCGACCTGTGAAATCATGCAATTAGCTCTATGTAAATGTTACTTCCTATCCACGTGTGGGGTGAATAATGGAGAAATAGCTTATAGGTCGTATCTACGTGTTTGTCCCGTTAAATGATAGGATAGAGGGAAATAGCTTATGAGTCCTACTCAATCTATATTCATATTATTCCCATGCATTATGCATACGCTGTATTACTATACTAGCTACTTCAGAATCTATCTCACATGTTTAAACTAAGGACCATAAAACATACAATAAAAGGACCTACggatatgtatatatgtgtgtttttttgggtcaaacttTTTATGAATGTTAGGTATTTAGACTTAAAAAGTCTCCGGTCAGTAAGTAGAAAAACTATGAAAGTTTTGAGAGAAGTACCAAATCTGCTTTCATTTGAAATTTTCTCTCTTTCACACATGCACACAATGCAAGCACATCTAGGCCTATCGAGAAACATATTATCGTAAATCATAACAAGTGGTCCAGTGATAAGGGTACATATTGCGGCTctccaataaacaaaaaaatacgaGAGGTCTCGGGTTCGATGCTCTGAGCTAGTGAGTTTGCTTGATTCTGGTCATGAGCAGGGtgaaattgttggaaatgtgccctaaagccaatcatatgatgatactttacggacatttcacatgttaaactaatctagtttaatataaagggcaaagattattgtttgagccgtctcatataaatgttatatgcttaaacgataaagtccaaggaatatgtgattgggagaatgtaatctaatgaagttagattcatgagaccattctttcgtagacacatcctaaatgttcctgatcataggattgtcaattgggcattgacagtccatcaagatcggtacgtgctatgtcttctcttagggagagtgactagtctcgagtcattggtgtgtgtgacatcaagacaagtacgtaggtgctcaatagagaatgagttcactgaacgtgatcgacgaagagttctcatactcatgtcacatgagaactcatggttgggataatgcaaagtagtcatttgacctgagtcatcacagttgtcttgtggttaagtccttgatctttgattatgtcaaacgtcattccattggagtgtccacgacatcgttggggttaagccgcttagccatggaggcaagtgaatgcgcaacaagggatctctaaccttcaaactgtttgagggagaatactctatgatatgatttagaatctctggccagagtatgaatgggatttgggaatgcgttccgaatcacattcaaggaaatcatataagcacacgaatcatattggatagtagacatgaataaataaactatcaaaccaaacaatgtggtcaggagtattagattagagaaagaccgtattgcatttgtaatcccaaactgaataggttttctctacctcttctgattagcttgggtaaccatgatatgctgcaaggtgtcactcatggtttgtggaagccctaaacgtgtgtaatcactaaagggggaattgaaagtaagtttcaattcacaatcgatgtaaaatggttttaatcgcccactgcctcgctaaaaggaacctaatggatcgcacaccgtgtaaggaggagattgaagaaacaatggagatgagtaagaatgattaaatggtttaatcatttatttatggcaaggattaattaatatgttaattaatcaaacgaataagttcgttaaagacctcgggatagttttggaccttaaggcctaatgggcttcgaacgtgaagcccattaacttaagttgtatgacaacttaatgaataatgattcacaaaggcccaattagtccaaaatatcctaatggccggccatgatgctaagggtagtgaacttggacttatttacaagtttgccactcaaatgaataaaggtataaatatgactttatagccaaaattcatttagggtttgttttggagaaaattggagagaacatgtctctccatttctctctaaagaggccggccaccttgggggtgcatcttgcaatcccactactccaaggtcactcatttcttctccaatctctccttggtgaagagacttagaggttctcaattttgggaacttggagaaacctattcatccatccaaatccatagatttattatgcaaggaatgaatgccctctctttgggtgattagcctttgcttatgcaaagaggaatctacaaaggtacaatttcaactcactttgttttgagttgagttttggttcaccaatctactaggctttgaatttcttggttaatgttttgtttttaagtgcatgctagcatgattccgcctttaattgttaattgcatgcttattgatgttgcttaaatgaacatgttttccctaAAATATTCCTTCAGAAATTCCCTATAGCAAAGGTGAATAATTGCAATTTACCATCAGTTATTCAccttttttgaaagaaaaaaaaacatactatCGTACACCTTCAGTCAtatgagaaaagagagagaaattagAAGTGCACATTTACTATATGTAAGTTTTAGTAAGTCCTAATATATGTCTAAATTTAATGCGCTAGGTACACCCACATTTAGGGTCAAGTCTATTCAAGAAGAAAAAGGCCGGCCAATTCTTATCTTAGTTTGCCAAGATTTCAAAGTGGGACAAGTGGAAGGAAATTTCTTTCGAacacttttttttaatagaaaaagaCTTCATTAAATAGAAAAGATCCTAGGGCAACCAATTTGGGTGCAATCAAACTGGAAGGTCTGATGGGCTTCCAAAGGAAGAGTTCTATCCCAAACATGAAAATCAGTAACCAAATAACCCACACTAGTTATAGCATCTGCCAGAAAATTGGCTTCCCTAAAAACGTGCTTCCAACAAATATCCTCAAAAAACCCAGCAAGCCATCGAATATCCTCCAGGATGGACTTCAATCTCCAAAATGGGTTATAGGCTCCACTGATAGACTCAATCACCAGCTTTGAATCACCTTCCACCACAATGCGAGCCAAGCCTTTAGCCTTAGCCATCCACAGGCCATCCCACAACGCCAGACATTCCACAACCGAAATAGTATTTTGACCAATAAATCTTGCCCATGCAACAATACATTCTCCTTTCTCGTTTCTAATCACAAACCCAGTAACGGCACCTTGATTCACCACCGAGCCATCGGAGTTAAGTTTAACAAAACTAGCATTCAGAAGGGACCACTGGATAGAAGATGGCGGGGAAGACCTGCTACCATCGCAAACCACATGAATTATACCATTGGCATCTATGAACTCCCTTTTGAGATTGAGGCAGACTTAACGATCCATGTAGGGTTTGGAActttattttggaataccaCCAGATTCCTCACATTCCAAATTTGCCAGCAAACTAGTAAAACTTTACTAAGATCCCACAAACCTACATCATTCTTAACAGTTAATTCATTGAGCTAATCATTAAAAgggagagattgatttaatctTATGTTGTTAGAGATATTTTGACAATTACAAACTAGCCTCACAAAATTACAATTTATACATAAGTGAGATACGTTATGATCCTCTAAATTACACATAGGGCAGGTGGACGAGATATTATTGACATATCTTGATAGTCTGTCTCTTGTATGAAGCCTTCCAATTATGAGAAGCCAACTAAAATTTTCAACTTTATTAGGGAGTTTAAGCTTTCACATTTTCTTAAGAAGCTCTCTTAATTCTCATtgttattatcattattttgtATCCATGTTGTCGACTTAACTGAGAACTTACCATTAGCATTAGGCTCCCAACAACACATATCgcatttggggggggggggggttaagGGGAGGGgaatactacaaattttattCACAATGTCCTCATCAACTAGCGATCGAAGATGATCTCTATCCCATTGTCCATTAATAATGAATTGACTCACTTTTACGTTTAGATCGATATCATTAAGACTGGGAGAAATAAAGTTGGATCGTGGGAAAGGAAAAACCCAGTTATGGGTCCAAAAAAGGATACTCTCTCCATTTTCCACAACCCACCTCAACCCCATTCTAATAATATCTCTAGCCTTAAGGATACCTTTCTAGGCACATGAGTGGTTCGGTCTGACTTTAGTGTTAAGGAAATCCTCTCTCTTCAAGTATTTATTCTTAACAATTTGTACCCACCAATTTTGGTTATCCGTTAGGACTTTCCAGCCAAGTTTTGCTAAACAAGCATTATTAAAGTAATCACTTTTCCTAATACCCAATCCCCCATTTTCCTTAGAGCTACAAACTCTATCTCAAGCCACTAGAGACAAGTTTTCAATCTTTTCCCCAAAAAAACTTCCTACTTTCTCTATCTGTAGCCTTTGTGATTTTCTTAAGACACTTAAAACAAGACATAGTATGATTGGGGACACCTAAGAGGTTAGCCCTAATGAGAGTTAGTCTTCTTTAGAAAGAGAATTTGCCTTCCAACTAGctagtttatttttttatcttgataattagtTCCGTTGCATTAGTTTGATCCTTCCAGAAAATAATATTGTGTATGCCTAAATTCCTACCAATGGTGGCTTTATGTTGGATAGCAAGAATATTAACAATATCAATTTAGGTATTGTTTGGGGTGTTCTACTTCCAAATACTTTGTGTGCAACTATAAGGCTATCAACAATGGAGGatgagaaacaaaaaaaatcttaaaatttGGGCCCAAAACCTCTTTGAGAGGTGTATTTTAAGGTggaaaatttgggattttgggTTTGAGGGTGAAAATTTGGGATTGCTTCCCACTTCAGATGGGTAAGATTGCAAGTATGCTGGGGGGGCCCACGTGAGACCAATAGCAACAGGCCAGCCCACGTGGGCCCGCACAAGTTAGCTGACTGGAAGATAGCGATTGGTTGGGGGCGACTGCACCAGTAGCATGGTTTATACGGTGTAGATTGGCATGCCGTTACCATGCAATGGTTGTCGCGTCTCCTGGGTTTTGATTCAGAGTGGCGCGCCCAGTTACATCATTTTAAATCCAACGACTCAAAttccatttattcaattttaacattaataaaaaaaatccaacggctcaaatttaaatccaactgtcaaaataatattattaattaatccaAATCAAGATATGATAccaaactctataaatacacaTCCATTTGTTCACTAATccatacaaaaattcaattttctcaacaattttttttgtttagaatttgaatttttatttacataaaaatgttcacaaaaatAAGGCAAGATAGATTATACAAAAACTAATTCCAAAAttattagcaaaaaaaaaaaaaaaaaaaaaaaaaaatcaacgaaATACAAAagtttaacaaaataataaagttGGTTGGGAATTCTAGGTCCCTTACCATTGGAGGTAAAAGCTGCTAACCTCATATGTATAGATTAATAGTGGAAAATACAGGACTAAatatgacacacctcgacctatatcgaagcatgctggccgtcacgtgagggtgacgtagccatgtgcacattgcggaagcaatagagatataaggAAATACGAAtaactaaaaaccaaattaccaGCAATACTAGCTAAGAAAAGGTGCTAGtacgagattaagtgtgaattacacaaccagagcataagtagcctaagtgcagtccgacaggataagtactaattatacaacacccaaaggtgatcctacatttgtgAAATCTGTCAGAACCTCTAGAAatcctcgtaagccaccaaGGCATTGaacctaaaacttggaggggcgcaaagcagaaagtgtgagtgggcaaaaacaaagcttttcaaaatcatttcatttctcaaaagttctaacccctcgccgtaaaacttgtataatttcctagaacatataatatatgttatatcagaaatcatgctcaggatgaaaatccatagaaatatatcatgccaaagtatctcaataaAATGCCATAAGTAATTCAGTTAacttaaaatatatcaatgccaGATATCATATCAGCCAGCtccacctaacgtgacctgcacggctgagtctatagctcataaccaatctcaatcatatcaaatcctgcacatgagttgaaaccacctaaagtggtctgtacgacaagattaggtgtaaaataaatatgctctagtgttacgatcacgtgaagactgtgcaaaTGATCGtgggtcacctatgagtcgaaaccacctataatggtctgtacgacaagcctgtgcacctaacttggatccaaggtgagcatatgatacaggaggtgaacatcacatgaaggactgtgccctaactaTGGGCGGGAGCACCAACACTAGGGTGAAGGTTTATGATCTCTCAGTGCATCATATCATATCTCGCATAACTAaagcaatctcatatctttaatttatgaacttacctgacACTTACCTATGCGTCCGcaacaccaatcataaatatatgcaactactaatggataaataaaataggcagataatttgcatggcatttcaaaacgtacaatcattcaaattcattttctggaaaaaaaatctcaagtatataggtatatacgaaaaaccaaaagcccactcactgatatgtcgaagggtcgtagcccgcgagcctcgattgatggcgctcgtcctctggataggtctcacctatatgcaaaataactaaataaacattaattaaagcacacaacgaaaactagctaataacttctcatacaatgctcaaatggggagtttgaatataccaacgtgatctactcaacctcatgaacatccccatatttttaaaataatttttggaccacCCACTGGCCACCACGCGTCGGCAAGGGCACGGCTAGACACGCCTCGACGCGCGGCCAACCCTGACGGAAACTTAATTGCcgtttggaatattctgttaaaaccCTAACAGAAATTAACGGcgttacctgacgccgttaaaatattccgtcaactttgacgaaatattcttctccttctcctggCTAGCCTCGCTGGTTGCCGCCGTCTGCAACTTGAATTTTCGACGGTTTTTGAAAAAACTTTATAACTTCATATCTTTTTCATTTCttaccaaaattcatgaaatttgtctcaaaatgaagcttagagtgagtagaacacattcttaccactttcaagccttgaaatccatCAAAACCTTGAACACTCCGGCAACCTCTGAAACTCGATGAACTCGAGCTTC
This genomic interval from Malus domestica chromosome 05, GDT2T_hap1 contains the following:
- the LOC114824757 gene encoding uncharacterized protein, which gives rise to MENYSYNSYPESGNSSPRSRDIDFENTPPWEVDPANSQTQSYKAKFMCSYGGKILPRPHDNQLCYVGGETKIFSVDRNIKFAAIISKLSSLSEYDVAFKYQLPGEDLDALISVTSDDDLEHMMHEYDRLYRASARPARMRLFLFNASPNGGFGSDDGRSNKDRFVEALNSGPTQAPYLNSKPPVQNNVEFLFGMEKGVVPAAVAPPPPPAPIPEQVAPPPDFVRSGHTERVIGSDPVVSPVEFQRQLQRLQIGEQDQQAMYGRKNDDNLVGGYSGSGDYYVQKMPEKAPPVTAAPPAGYWPEISSGGFPGIGAPEQPMYMFTSAPGGGAVYHAQPPMVRPVTGPPGQEYYHVQQRVGSEIYREQPPRYNVVPQPQQQQQSTLPPQPPKYVATYADTTPYAQVAYDSTTGRQVYYSAPGGVVQQQQQAYQAVGPAAVGGEMRAAGALGQEGKVVGSKLPQASV